From Micromonospora rifamycinica, a single genomic window includes:
- a CDS encoding lipopolysaccharide biosynthesis protein, with protein sequence MRRPGTGTTPAVPRQLDRRAADPGAHPSTGPAVTDGADAAGGAGEVRRSARSGAVGLVGAAVNGALGFLLTVVIVRGFGTDGSGALFTAIGVVSILGAICCAGADTALVWALPRRRPGVDGEAARLLPVALLPVLGLTGLVAAVGALTADRLAPVFFARSDGPTLLRLAFLALPVTVAMTVLLAAVRAVRPVTAVVGIQYVLVPLARPVLLLATVATGAGVAVGFGGWLLPVALAVVAAAVLLVRPLGLLAGARLRPDRADWRTLWGFALPRAVSAAIDASSMWVGVLLTAALAGADESGVFGAVGRYALAGLLIMQGLRVAVAPQLSRLLGQGRTAEAALVYRRVTVVTILLSWPAYLLLAVFAPAFLSLFGDGFTAGAAPLAVLAGAMLVNSGVGIVQTMLLMSGNSARHLQATLVGLALTVGLGFLLVPGHGALGAAYAWTAGVVAENVLAAVAARVVIGEPLLTRSVGWAAAGAGGGAAVVAVLSALVAGRGVAGLAVALAALAVAAAGLLLDRRVRRTVRAAVTMLRPTESGRTMPGPTESGRTMPGPRPA encoded by the coding sequence ATGAGACGACCGGGAACCGGAACCACTCCGGCGGTGCCCCGTCAGCTCGACCGCCGCGCCGCCGACCCGGGGGCGCACCCGTCGACCGGCCCGGCGGTCACCGACGGGGCCGACGCGGCGGGCGGTGCCGGCGAGGTACGGCGCAGCGCCCGCAGCGGCGCGGTCGGGCTGGTCGGCGCGGCGGTCAACGGGGCGCTGGGCTTCCTGCTCACCGTGGTCATCGTGCGGGGCTTCGGCACCGACGGTTCCGGCGCGCTCTTCACCGCCATCGGGGTGGTCTCCATCCTGGGGGCGATCTGCTGCGCCGGTGCGGACACCGCGCTGGTCTGGGCGCTGCCCCGCCGCCGTCCGGGTGTCGACGGCGAGGCCGCCCGGCTGCTACCGGTGGCCCTGCTGCCGGTGCTCGGGCTCACCGGGCTGGTGGCGGCGGTGGGCGCGCTCACCGCCGACCGGCTCGCCCCGGTCTTCTTCGCCCGGTCGGACGGCCCGACGCTGCTGCGGCTGGCCTTTCTCGCGCTGCCGGTCACGGTGGCGATGACCGTGCTGCTCGCCGCCGTCCGGGCGGTCCGCCCGGTGACCGCCGTGGTCGGCATCCAGTACGTGCTGGTGCCGCTGGCCCGGCCCGTCCTGCTGCTGGCGACGGTCGCCACCGGTGCCGGGGTGGCGGTCGGGTTCGGCGGTTGGCTGCTGCCGGTGGCGCTGGCCGTGGTCGCCGCCGCCGTCCTGCTGGTGCGGCCCCTCGGCCTGCTCGCCGGGGCGCGGCTGCGGCCGGACCGCGCGGACTGGCGTACCCTCTGGGGCTTCGCGCTGCCCCGGGCGGTGTCGGCGGCGATCGACGCCAGCAGCATGTGGGTCGGGGTGCTGCTCACCGCGGCGCTGGCCGGCGCGGACGAGTCCGGCGTCTTCGGTGCGGTCGGCCGGTACGCCCTGGCCGGGCTGCTGATCATGCAGGGGTTGCGGGTGGCCGTCGCGCCCCAGCTGTCCCGGCTGCTCGGGCAGGGGCGCACCGCCGAGGCGGCGCTGGTCTACCGGCGGGTCACCGTCGTGACCATCCTGCTGTCCTGGCCGGCGTACCTGCTTCTGGCGGTCTTCGCGCCCGCCTTCCTCAGCCTCTTCGGCGACGGGTTCACCGCCGGGGCCGCGCCGCTGGCGGTGCTCGCCGGGGCCATGCTGGTCAACTCCGGGGTGGGCATCGTGCAGACCATGCTGCTGATGAGCGGCAACAGCGCCCGGCACCTCCAGGCCACCCTGGTCGGGCTGGCGCTCACCGTGGGGCTGGGCTTCCTGCTCGTCCCCGGGCACGGGGCGCTCGGCGCGGCGTACGCCTGGACGGCCGGGGTGGTCGCCGAGAACGTACTGGCCGCGGTGGCCGCCCGGGTGGTGATCGGTGAGCCGCTGCTCACCCGCTCGGTGGGCTGGGCGGCGGCCGGGGCGGGCGGCGGCGCGGCCGTGGTGGCGGTGCTCAGCGCGCTGGTCGCCGGCCGGGGCGTGGCCGGTCTCGCGGTGGCGCTGGCGGCGCTGGCGGTGGCCGCCGCCGGGCTGCTGCTGGACCGGCGGGTCCGGCGTACGGTGCGGGCCGCCGTGACGATGCTCAGGCCGACCGAGAGCGGCCGGACGATGCCCGGCCCGACCGAGAGCGGCCGGACGATGCCCGGCCCGAGACCGGCGTGA
- a CDS encoding sulfotransferase domain-containing protein → MTIRDRLKGVVPHQVTHQVRSSLVRYGERTSDRRPLPDFLITGTKRGGTTSLWRYLLAHPLVPRLFPAWNTKTSHYFEENWGRGEAWYRSHFPTERHRRALERRHGGPVRVGEAAPLYMFHPLVPQRVAELMPDVRLIFLLRDPVERAYSHWKERRTEGREPLDFAEALAREEERTAGERERLIADPTYFSEAFDWWTYRARGRYLEHLTPWLDRFDRSQLLILPSETLYAEPAATHARALDFLGLPAHRLAAYEAHNHRRSSAMPEPVRAELSAHFAPHNAALEQRLGMRFDWS, encoded by the coding sequence ATGACGATCCGCGACCGCCTCAAGGGTGTGGTCCCGCACCAGGTCACCCACCAGGTGCGCAGCTCGCTGGTGCGGTACGGCGAACGCACGAGCGACCGCCGGCCGCTGCCGGACTTCCTGATCACCGGCACCAAGCGGGGCGGCACCACCTCGCTCTGGCGTTACCTGCTGGCGCACCCGCTGGTGCCCCGGCTCTTCCCGGCCTGGAACACCAAGACCTCGCACTACTTCGAGGAGAACTGGGGGCGGGGCGAGGCGTGGTACCGGTCGCACTTCCCGACCGAGCGGCACCGCCGGGCGCTGGAACGCCGGCACGGTGGGCCGGTCCGCGTCGGTGAGGCCGCGCCGCTGTACATGTTCCACCCGCTCGTCCCGCAGCGGGTCGCCGAGCTGATGCCCGACGTCCGGCTGATCTTCCTGCTCCGCGACCCGGTGGAGCGGGCGTACTCGCACTGGAAGGAGCGGCGTACCGAGGGCAGGGAGCCGCTGGACTTCGCCGAGGCGCTGGCCCGGGAGGAGGAGCGGACGGCGGGGGAGCGGGAGCGGCTGATCGCCGACCCGACGTACTTCAGCGAGGCGTTCGACTGGTGGACCTACCGGGCCCGGGGCCGCTACCTGGAGCACCTGACGCCGTGGCTGGACCGCTTCGACCGTTCCCAACTGCTCATCCTGCCCAGCGAGACGCTGTACGCCGAGCCGGCCGCCACCCACGCCCGGGCGCTGGACTTCCTCGGCCTGCCCGCGCACCGGCTGGCCGCCTACGAGGCGCACAACCACCGGCGCAGCAGTGCCATGCCGGAGCCGGTCCGGGCCGAGTTGAGCGCCCACTTCGCCCCGCACAACGCCGCGTTGGAGCAGCGGCTGGGGATGCGCTTCGACTGGTCCTGA
- the aroC gene encoding chorismate synthase: MLRWLTAGESHGPALVAMVEGVPAGVAVTTGDIAGELARRRLGYGRGARMAFEQDEIEIIGGLRHGLTLGSPVAIRVGNSEWPKWRTVMAADPVDPDELARQARNAPLTRPRPGHADLAGMQKYGHTDARPILERASARETAARVAVGTVAKALLRQALGIEIVSHVVELGSVSAKPGLRPVPEDAPRIDTDPLRCLDPDASARMVAEVDAAKKAADTLGGVVEVLAYGVPPGLGSHVQWDRKLDARLATALMSIQAIKGVEIGDGWQQARSRGSEAHDEIMPTATGVRRVTDRAGGLEGGITTGEPVRVRAAMKPISSLNRALATVDVSTGEPATAINQRSDVCAVPAAAVVAEAMVALVLAEAATEKFGGDSVAEIRRNVAGYLDALIIR, encoded by the coding sequence GTGTTGCGTTGGCTGACTGCAGGTGAATCGCATGGTCCGGCTCTCGTCGCGATGGTGGAGGGGGTTCCCGCCGGGGTGGCGGTGACCACCGGTGACATCGCCGGTGAGCTGGCCCGGCGTCGGCTCGGCTACGGCCGGGGTGCCCGGATGGCGTTCGAGCAGGACGAGATCGAGATCATCGGTGGCCTGCGGCACGGGCTCACCCTGGGTAGCCCGGTCGCGATCCGGGTCGGTAACTCGGAGTGGCCGAAGTGGCGGACGGTGATGGCCGCCGACCCGGTCGACCCGGACGAGTTGGCCCGCCAGGCCCGCAACGCCCCGCTGACCCGCCCCCGGCCGGGCCACGCCGACCTGGCCGGCATGCAGAAGTACGGCCACACCGACGCCCGGCCGATCCTGGAGCGGGCCAGCGCCCGGGAGACCGCCGCCCGGGTCGCCGTCGGCACCGTGGCGAAGGCCCTGCTGCGGCAGGCGCTCGGCATCGAGATCGTGTCGCACGTGGTGGAGCTCGGCTCGGTGTCGGCCAAGCCGGGGCTGCGGCCGGTGCCCGAGGACGCCCCGCGCATCGACACCGACCCGCTGCGCTGTCTCGACCCGGACGCCAGCGCCCGGATGGTCGCCGAGGTCGACGCCGCGAAGAAGGCCGCCGACACCCTCGGTGGCGTGGTCGAGGTGCTGGCCTACGGCGTGCCGCCGGGCCTGGGCAGCCACGTCCAGTGGGACCGCAAGCTCGACGCCCGGCTGGCGACCGCGCTGATGTCCATCCAGGCGATCAAGGGGGTGGAGATCGGCGACGGCTGGCAGCAGGCCCGGTCCCGGGGCTCCGAGGCGCACGACGAGATCATGCCCACCGCCACCGGGGTCCGTCGGGTCACCGACCGGGCCGGTGGCCTGGAGGGCGGCATCACCACCGGTGAGCCGGTGCGGGTGCGGGCGGCGATGAAGCCGATCTCGTCGCTGAACCGGGCGCTGGCCACCGTCGACGTCAGCACCGGGGAGCCGGCGACCGCGATCAACCAGCGCTCCGACGTCTGCGCCGTCCCCGCCGCGGCGGTGGTCGCGGAGGCGATGGTGGCGCTGGTGCTCGCCGAGGCGGCCACCGAGAAGTTCGGCGGCGACTCGGTGGCCGAGATCCGCCGTAACGTCGCCGGTTACCTCGACGCCCTGATCATCCGATGA
- a CDS encoding shikimate kinase, with protein sequence MTKPVCVLVGSPGSGKSTVGAELAALLGVAFRDTDTDIEELAGKPIPEIFIDEGEAHFRALERAAVSAALTSHAGVLALGGGAVLAEETRGALVGHTVVHLSVELPDAVKRVGLGAGRPLLSINPRATLKHLMDQRRPLYAEVATATVVTDGRSPEEIVAEVVALLKP encoded by the coding sequence GTGACGAAACCGGTCTGCGTGCTGGTCGGCTCGCCCGGCTCCGGCAAGAGCACCGTCGGCGCGGAGTTGGCCGCCCTGCTCGGGGTGGCCTTCCGGGACACCGACACCGACATCGAGGAGCTGGCCGGCAAGCCGATCCCGGAGATCTTCATCGACGAGGGCGAGGCGCACTTCCGGGCGTTGGAACGGGCCGCGGTGTCGGCGGCGCTGACCTCCCACGCCGGGGTGCTGGCCCTCGGCGGCGGCGCGGTCCTGGCCGAGGAGACCCGGGGCGCCCTGGTCGGGCACACCGTGGTCCACCTGTCGGTGGAGCTGCCCGACGCGGTGAAGCGGGTGGGGCTGGGTGCCGGCCGCCCGCTGCTGTCGATCAATCCGCGGGCCACCCTCAAACACCTGATGGACCAGCGTCGACCGCTCTACGCGGAGGTCGCGACGGCGACGGTGGTCACCGACGGCCGCTCGCCGGAGGAGATCGTCGCCGAGGTCGTCGCCCTGCTCAAGCCCTGA
- a CDS encoding cytochrome c oxidase assembly protein, protein MTGAHGGVGPLLLVPMALFWGYLAAALRQRDWGRAGWSHWRTASFGVGTALLAVALLRPAHDLVGHMWQHLLVGMLAPLGLVLGAPGTLALRTVPPRVGRAALRLLRHPVAAVATHPVTGLLLTAGGLYLLHLTPLYRATLTHPGLHALVLLHFLAAGYVFSWAIAGPDPGPHRPGVPLRLVVLGLSVAAHATLAQLMYAGLVDVAAPADRLRTAATLMYYVGDLAEILLALALLATWRPTPRRDRSTPDRPERRPRAVVRA, encoded by the coding sequence ATGACCGGGGCGCATGGCGGGGTCGGCCCGCTGCTGCTCGTACCGATGGCGCTGTTCTGGGGTTACCTGGCCGCCGCGCTGCGCCAGCGCGACTGGGGCCGCGCGGGCTGGAGCCACTGGCGCACGGCCAGCTTCGGTGTCGGCACGGCGCTGCTCGCGGTGGCCCTGCTGCGGCCCGCCCACGACCTGGTCGGGCACATGTGGCAGCACCTGCTGGTCGGCATGCTGGCGCCGCTCGGGCTGGTGCTCGGCGCACCCGGGACGCTGGCCCTGCGCACGGTGCCGCCCCGGGTCGGCCGGGCCGCCCTGCGGCTGCTGCGCCACCCGGTCGCGGCGGTGGCCACCCACCCGGTCACCGGGCTGCTGCTCACCGCCGGGGGCCTCTACCTGCTGCACCTGACCCCGCTGTACCGGGCCACCCTGACCCACCCCGGCCTGCACGCGCTGGTCCTGCTGCACTTCCTGGCGGCGGGGTACGTCTTCAGCTGGGCGATCGCCGGCCCCGACCCGGGACCGCACCGCCCCGGCGTGCCGCTGCGCCTGGTGGTGCTCGGCCTGTCCGTCGCCGCGCACGCCACCCTCGCCCAGCTGATGTACGCCGGGCTGGTCGACGTCGCCGCCCCGGCGGACCGGCTCCGGACGGCGGCCACCCTGATGTACTACGTCGGCGACCTGGCCGAGATCCTGCTCGCCCTGGCCCTGCTGGCGACCTGGCGGCCCACGCCCCGCCGGGACCGGTCGACGCCGGACCGGCCGGAGCGCCGGCCGCGCGCCGTGGTCAGGGCTTGA
- a CDS encoding DUF2243 domain-containing protein, whose amino-acid sequence MASTTTVDGADIRLPATVLGVGLGGFVDGIVLHQVLQWHHMLSSTGSDNIGIRAYPVDTVPGLQMNTLWDGLFHVVTWVAVLTGLALLHARVTRSRGRLWRSGMLWGWALVGWGLFNLVEGVVDHHLLGIHHVYGGPHQSAADVGFLLLGAALVLLGWMVQRRATAVDTCAGRR is encoded by the coding sequence ATGGCGAGCACCACCACCGTCGACGGCGCGGACATCCGGCTGCCGGCCACCGTCCTCGGCGTCGGCCTCGGCGGGTTCGTCGACGGCATCGTCCTGCACCAGGTGCTCCAGTGGCACCACATGCTCAGCAGCACCGGCAGCGACAACATCGGGATCCGGGCGTACCCGGTCGACACCGTGCCGGGCCTGCAGATGAACACCCTGTGGGACGGGCTGTTCCACGTGGTGACCTGGGTGGCGGTGCTCACCGGGCTGGCCCTGCTGCACGCCCGGGTCACCCGCTCCCGGGGCCGGCTGTGGCGCTCCGGCATGCTCTGGGGCTGGGCACTGGTCGGGTGGGGGCTGTTCAACCTGGTCGAAGGGGTGGTCGACCACCACCTGCTCGGCATCCACCACGTGTACGGCGGCCCGCACCAGAGCGCCGCGGACGTCGGCTTCCTGCTGCTCGGGGCGGCGCTGGTGCTGCTCGGCTGGATGGTGCAACGCCGGGCCACGGCCGTGGACACCTGCGCCGGGCGACGATGA
- the aroB gene encoding 3-dehydroquinate synthase, translating into MNEVTRIPVGGEQPYDVLVGRGLLAELPALLPEATRVAVLHAPPLKELADLIGEGLAAAGATPLAIEVPDAEAGKRVEVAADCWDRLGAAGFTRTDAVVGVGGGAVTDLAGFVAACWLRGVRWVPVATSLLGMVDAAVGGKTGVNTAAGKNLVGAFHPPVGVLADLGTLDSLPPADLAAGLAEVVKCGFIADPVILDLVEADPAAAVDPAGPVVRELIERAIRVKADVVAGDLRESSVREVLNYGHTLAHAIEKVERYRWRHGHAVSVGTVYAGELARLAGRLDAATADRHRRVLSVLGLPTDYPADAWPALLAAMRVDKKTRGSRLRFVVLDGLARPAILDGPDDGLLHAAFREVSR; encoded by the coding sequence ATGAACGAGGTGACCCGGATTCCGGTCGGCGGCGAGCAGCCGTACGACGTACTGGTCGGGCGTGGTCTGTTGGCCGAGCTGCCCGCGTTGCTGCCCGAGGCGACCCGGGTGGCGGTGCTGCACGCGCCGCCGCTCAAGGAGCTGGCCGACCTGATCGGTGAGGGGCTGGCCGCGGCGGGGGCGACCCCGCTGGCGATCGAGGTGCCCGACGCCGAGGCGGGCAAGCGGGTCGAGGTGGCCGCCGACTGCTGGGACCGGCTGGGCGCGGCCGGCTTCACCCGTACCGACGCGGTGGTCGGGGTGGGCGGCGGGGCGGTGACCGACCTGGCCGGTTTCGTCGCGGCGTGCTGGCTGCGCGGGGTGCGCTGGGTGCCGGTGGCGACGTCGCTGCTCGGCATGGTCGACGCGGCGGTCGGCGGCAAGACCGGGGTCAACACGGCGGCCGGCAAGAACCTGGTAGGCGCCTTCCACCCGCCGGTCGGGGTGCTCGCCGACCTGGGCACGCTGGACAGCCTCCCGCCGGCCGACCTGGCCGCCGGGCTGGCCGAGGTGGTCAAGTGCGGGTTCATCGCCGATCCGGTGATCCTGGATCTGGTGGAGGCGGATCCGGCGGCGGCCGTCGATCCGGCCGGGCCGGTGGTGCGGGAGCTGATCGAGCGGGCGATCCGGGTCAAGGCCGACGTGGTCGCCGGTGACCTGCGCGAGTCGAGCGTCCGGGAGGTGCTCAACTACGGCCACACCCTGGCGCACGCGATCGAGAAGGTCGAGCGGTACCGCTGGCGGCACGGGCACGCCGTCTCCGTGGGCACCGTCTACGCCGGGGAGCTGGCCCGGTTGGCGGGCCGGCTGGACGCGGCGACCGCCGACCGGCACCGCCGCGTGCTGTCCGTGCTGGGCCTGCCGACCGACTATCCGGCGGACGCCTGGCCGGCGCTGCTGGCGGCGATGCGGGTGGACAAGAAGACCCGGGGCAGCCGGCTGAGGTTCGTGGTGCTCGACGGGCTGGCCCGGCCGGCGATCCTGGACGGCCCCGACGACGGGCTGCTGCACGCCGCGTTCCGGGAGGTCAGCCGGTGA
- the aroQ gene encoding type II 3-dehydroquinate dehydratase, which translates to MSGPETPRVYVLNGPNLGRLGTRQVDVYGVTSYADLVELCVGTGRELGLDVVVRQTDAEHELLGWLHGAADEGAAVVLNPAAWSHYSVAVRDACAMLRGPLVEVHLSNIHAREEFRHHSVVSAVATGVICGLGVDGYRLALRHLATRSGAGG; encoded by the coding sequence GTGAGCGGGCCGGAGACCCCCCGGGTGTACGTGCTCAACGGGCCGAACCTGGGCCGGCTGGGCACCCGCCAGGTCGACGTGTACGGCGTGACCAGCTACGCCGATCTGGTTGAGCTCTGTGTCGGGACAGGGCGTGAGCTGGGGCTGGACGTGGTGGTCCGGCAGACCGACGCGGAGCACGAGTTGCTCGGTTGGCTGCACGGCGCGGCGGACGAGGGCGCGGCGGTGGTGCTCAACCCGGCGGCCTGGTCGCACTACTCGGTCGCGGTGCGGGACGCCTGCGCGATGCTGCGGGGGCCGCTGGTCGAGGTGCACCTCTCCAACATCCACGCCCGGGAGGAGTTCCGGCACCACTCGGTGGTCTCGGCGGTGGCCACCGGAGTGATCTGCGGTCTCGGGGTGGACGGCTACCGGCTGGCCCTGCGGCATCTCGCCACCCGGTCGGGCGCGGGCGGCTGA
- the efp gene encoding elongation factor P, which yields MASTNDLKNGLVLNLDGELWAVVEFQHVKPGKGGAFVRTTLKNVLSGKVVDKTFNAGTKVETATVDKRTMQYLYADGEDFVFMDLETFDQITVPGGTVGEAANYLLPEAEATVATHEGVPLYIELPTSVVLQVTYTEPGLQGDRSTGGNKPATVETGATVQVPLFITTDEKIKVDTRDGRYLGRA from the coding sequence ATGGCATCCACCAACGACCTCAAGAACGGCCTGGTACTCAACCTCGACGGGGAGCTCTGGGCCGTCGTCGAGTTCCAGCACGTCAAGCCCGGTAAGGGTGGGGCGTTCGTCCGCACCACGCTGAAGAACGTGCTGTCCGGCAAGGTCGTCGACAAGACCTTCAACGCGGGCACCAAGGTCGAGACCGCCACCGTCGACAAGCGCACCATGCAGTACCTGTACGCGGACGGTGAGGACTTCGTCTTCATGGATCTGGAGACGTTCGACCAGATCACCGTCCCCGGCGGCACCGTCGGCGAGGCCGCCAACTACCTCCTCCCCGAGGCCGAGGCGACCGTCGCCACCCACGAGGGCGTGCCGCTCTACATCGAGCTGCCGACCAGCGTGGTGCTCCAGGTCACCTACACCGAGCCGGGTCTGCAGGGCGACCGGTCGACCGGCGGCAACAAGCCGGCCACCGTCGAGACCGGCGCGACCGTGCAGGTGCCGCTCTTCATCACCACCGACGAGAAGATCAAGGTCGACACCCGCGACGGCCGTTACCTCGGCCGGGCCTGA
- the nusB gene encoding transcription antitermination factor NusB: protein MPARRKARKRALDVLFEADLRDRPPVEVLAGYLERIEKPRPEHLDYAIGLVEGVAGHLDRIDEVIASYAEGWTLDRMPAVDRNLARIAVYELLYVDEIDDAVAISEAVELARQMSTDDSPRFLNGILGRIAEYATR from the coding sequence ATGCCGGCGCGTCGCAAGGCGCGCAAGCGGGCGCTGGACGTGCTCTTCGAGGCCGACCTGCGGGACCGGCCGCCGGTGGAGGTGCTCGCCGGCTACCTCGAACGGATCGAGAAGCCGCGTCCGGAGCACCTGGACTACGCGATCGGTCTGGTCGAGGGGGTGGCCGGGCACCTCGACCGGATCGACGAGGTGATCGCCAGCTACGCCGAGGGCTGGACCCTGGACCGGATGCCGGCGGTCGACCGCAACCTGGCCCGGATCGCCGTCTACGAGCTGCTCTACGTCGACGAGATCGACGACGCGGTCGCGATCAGCGAGGCGGTGGAGCTGGCCCGGCAGATGTCGACCGACGACTCGCCGCGCTTCCTCAACGGCATTCTCGGCCGGATCGCCGAGTACGCCACCCGCTGA
- the bldD gene encoding transcriptional regulator BldD — MPSEYAKSLGARLRSIRQQQGLSLQGVEEKSNGRWKAVVVGSYERGDRAVTVSRLAELADFYRVPVSELLPDGSGVRHEPTSKIVLDLERLYDEASEDLAYVARYARAIQQQRGDYNGRVLSIRADDLRALAIVYDASPSGLIERLTEHGVLVADPRAFFAS, encoded by the coding sequence ATGCCCTCTGAATACGCCAAGTCGCTGGGTGCCCGCCTGCGCTCCATCCGCCAGCAGCAGGGCCTGTCCCTGCAGGGGGTGGAGGAGAAGTCGAACGGACGCTGGAAGGCCGTGGTGGTCGGCTCATACGAGCGAGGCGACCGGGCCGTCACCGTGTCCCGCCTGGCGGAGCTGGCCGACTTCTACCGCGTTCCCGTCTCGGAGCTGCTGCCCGACGGCAGCGGAGTGCGGCACGAACCCACCAGCAAGATCGTCCTGGACCTGGAGCGGCTCTACGACGAGGCCTCCGAGGACCTCGCCTACGTCGCCCGCTACGCCCGGGCGATCCAGCAACAGCGCGGCGACTACAACGGCCGGGTGCTCTCCATCCGCGCCGACGACCTGCGTGCCCTGGCGATCGTCTACGACGCCTCGCCGTCCGGGCTGATCGAGCGGCTCACCGAGCACGGTGTGCTGGTGGCCGACCCGCGGGCGTTCTTCGCCTCCTGA
- the pyrR gene encoding bifunctional pyr operon transcriptional regulator/uracil phosphoribosyltransferase PyrR yields MACPPAAHPSPERQPTVKVILASADVQRVVDRIAHQILEKTQGAAETVLLGIPTRGAPLARRLAARISTFEDVDVPVGVLDITLYRDDLRRHATRAVGPTQLPPGGIDGKRVVLVDDVLFSGRTVRAALDALNDVGRPASVQLAVLVDRGHRQLPIRADYVGKNIPTALAESVRVTLVDTDGADEVRLYGGTR; encoded by the coding sequence GTGGCCTGCCCACCGGCTGCCCATCCGTCGCCCGAGCGACAACCCACGGTGAAGGTGATCCTCGCCAGCGCCGACGTGCAGCGCGTCGTCGACCGGATCGCCCACCAGATCCTGGAGAAGACCCAGGGCGCCGCCGAGACCGTCCTGCTCGGCATCCCCACCCGGGGTGCCCCGCTGGCCCGCCGGCTCGCCGCCCGGATCAGCACCTTCGAGGACGTCGACGTCCCGGTCGGGGTGCTCGACATCACCCTCTACCGCGACGACCTGCGCCGGCACGCCACCCGCGCGGTCGGCCCCACCCAGCTTCCGCCCGGCGGCATCGACGGCAAGCGGGTCGTCCTCGTCGACGACGTGCTCTTCTCCGGCCGTACCGTCCGGGCCGCCCTGGACGCCCTCAACGACGTCGGTCGGCCCGCCTCGGTGCAGCTCGCCGTGCTGGTCGACCGGGGCCACCGGCAACTGCCGATCCGCGCCGACTACGTCGGCAAGAACATCCCGACCGCGCTCGCCGAGAGTGTCAGGGTCACCCTCGTCGACACCGACGGCGCCGACGAGGTCCGGCTCTACGGGGGTACGCGGTGA
- a CDS encoding aspartate carbamoyltransferase catalytic subunit yields the protein MIRHLLSGADLDADTATQILDTAAEMATVAGREVKKLPALRGRTVVNLFYEDSTRTRISFEAAAKRLSADVINFSAKGSSVTKGESLKDTALTLQAMGADAVVVRHPASGAPHRLANWVDGSVVNAGDGTHEHPTQALLDAYTMRSRLGRLAGLHVAIVGDVLHSRVARSNVLLLSTLGAKVTLVGPPTLIPVDWAARAGVAPPVTVPPGGDTGPPALSRPDTDVCYDLDAVLPGVDVVMMLRVQRERMNDSYFPSAREYTRRYGLDGPRMRRLPEHAVVMHPGPMNRGMEITPEVADSPRSTIVEQVANGVSVRMAVLYLLLGGNNR from the coding sequence ATGATCAGACACCTGCTCTCCGGGGCCGACCTGGACGCCGACACCGCCACCCAGATCCTCGACACCGCCGCCGAGATGGCCACCGTCGCCGGCCGGGAGGTCAAGAAGCTGCCCGCGCTGCGCGGCCGGACCGTGGTGAACCTCTTCTACGAGGACTCCACCCGGACCCGGATCTCGTTCGAGGCCGCCGCCAAGCGGCTCAGCGCCGACGTGATCAACTTTTCCGCCAAGGGATCCAGCGTCACCAAGGGCGAGAGCCTCAAGGACACCGCGCTGACCCTCCAGGCGATGGGGGCCGACGCGGTGGTCGTCCGGCACCCCGCCTCCGGCGCACCGCACCGGCTGGCCAACTGGGTGGACGGGTCGGTGGTCAACGCCGGCGACGGCACCCACGAGCACCCCACCCAGGCGCTGCTCGACGCCTACACCATGCGGTCCCGGCTGGGCCGGCTCGCCGGCCTGCACGTGGCGATCGTCGGCGACGTGCTGCACTCCCGGGTGGCCCGCTCCAACGTGCTGCTGCTGAGCACCCTCGGCGCCAAGGTCACCCTGGTCGGCCCGCCGACGCTGATCCCGGTCGACTGGGCCGCCCGGGCGGGCGTCGCGCCGCCGGTGACCGTGCCCCCGGGCGGCGACACCGGCCCGCCCGCCCTGTCCCGCCCGGACACCGACGTCTGCTACGACCTCGACGCCGTGCTGCCCGGGGTGGACGTGGTGATGATGCTGCGGGTGCAGCGGGAGCGGATGAACGATTCCTACTTCCCGTCCGCCCGGGAGTACACCCGGCGTTACGGTCTGGACGGCCCGCGCATGCGGCGGCTGCCGGAGCACGCGGTCGTCATGCACCCCGGACCGATGAACCGGGGGATGGAGATCACCCCCGAGGTCGCCGACTCGCCCCGCTCCACGATCGTCGAACAGGTCGCCAACGGAGTCTCCGTACGGATGGCCGTGCTCTACCTGCTGCTCGGAGGGAACAACCGGTGA